The DNA sequence ACGAATACTAGGAGCCCCAGATGTGATTGTAGGAAATAGGAAGATGAAACCCATAATACCCCAATACAAGAGCAGAGATTGTATACACTACAGAATCATTACAAGAAGTAGACTATGTACcaatatgtttatttaagatttgatatatcactcctgtattttactgacctaagcagtttacaaagtatcaaactaaaatgaaattaggtatgTACATGAATGCACATACACTCAATCCACAACAAAACCTTAATATTAAAGGACCTGATAACAAATAGTCAAGCAGGAATAATATGTATAATAGAGATGTGGATAAAGGACGATGACTCCACTGATGGCTTTATAGGCGGCTGTCGATATTGATGCAATGTAGAGAATCCGAGTCTAAGGCAACAGAATATTAAGCTGCTTAGAAACAAGATACAACAATTCAAAACCATTGATGGTAAGCAAGATCCACGACAGAAAATGCAAAACTCTTCTTAGTTAGAATTACTAGACCTCCACCCTTCTTGACAGTATGAGGCTTAGAAAAGACCGTATAGTCTAAAACATCCAACAGATTAATCATCACATTGTTTGAATATAGTAACCAGGATTCTGTAATATTGAATATTTCAGGTTGACAAGATCAAAATAGATCAATTAGTATTTCTGCTTTATGTCTCACTGATCAGAAATACATTCAGGCTAACAGAACATTGAACAGAAAAGATAGACCTCTGTACTTTCACTGGAATCAAAGTAATGCGGTTTCATTTTTTTCCTGCCTATCAGAAAACCATATCTGCCCCATCCAGTACATACTAGAATATAACCCATCATAAAGCACAACACATCCAAATCACTACGTACAAATTTAAATGAGAATAGTCCCCCTCAATCCTCCAAAATCCACACAAAGGAGTTCCTTTATCATGCTCCTTCATTGGTGTGACAGAGTTGGCGTATGGCCTCTGGCACACTTTGCATCTGGCGCTGATTTCCCCCCTAAATGTGCAACACTTCCCAGAGATGTCACAGGTGGGTAGAGCTATCACAGAACACCACGGGTGAAGGGAAAATAGTCCAGTGAAATTTGAAAATGCAGACAAAAACAATCAGAGTAAAGTTCCAACACTTAGCAAGATGGTCACAGGAACTTAGCCTCCGGCGCTGACTTCACttgtacatattttagacaggtacttattttgaacctgggtcaatgaagtgttaagtgactgaGGAGATAAAGAGCAGCAATGGGaactgaactcacaacctcagtgtgctgaggcagctgctctaaccactaggctactcctccagtaGTGGGGTGGGGGTGATCCAGGAGTTAATGGAAGTACACTTGCTTCGGGCCGAGTCGGGGAGGTAGCAGGCACAAGCAGGCACCAGGAGAGAGCTTGGAGGAGGCTTAGGAGAGAGCGAGGACACGAGGGAGGAACAGCAGGCGAAGGCAGGCagagtggggtagcggcgagagaaagctccgcccaccccccacgaGTCACCAGTAGCGTCGGAGCGCGAAGGAGCCTTGTGAAGGAGCCAGGCGCCCAGCAGCTACATCTAAACCACAAACTGTAGGTATTTTCTTCTCTTACttattctctttctcttctttttcaggTAGCTGCACGCCAGGCACCACTTTTACACCTCACACACACTGAGAGactaaagaaaggagaagaagatAATGGAGGCAGCAGGCACCCAGCGGAGCTTCCCAGTctactgcacagagtgtcatatgtatgactatctcccctccgggaggcaggcgtacatatgcagtcggtgtcaggaactggaaagcctgaagaatgaggtcgggagactgcaggtcaaggtccaggagctggaggggctCCGTACTTTAGAAGAACcgtgctgggcaactgaggacCCCACCAGAGACAGCCACATTGGGGAGCAAGTTAGGGatctcgagaaattcatcgaggaggcctgcaggatggtgggggTACAGGATCACCAGCAAGTCGGACAGGACCCAACTGATGaaagacagaatccaccagatggAGGACggaatccaccagacgccgggGGAGAAGGACTTTGTGGAATATCCGAGCAGAGAGAGGAGGCCAAGACCCACCAGAACTCTGAAGGAGAAGTAGAGGACCACACCAAAGATACAGACTTAAGACCAAAAAGGaaactgaagaaggggaaatctgcagtcatAGTGggtgactcaatcctgagagaagttgacagtcacgtagcaggagggagagaggaccggctagtgacatgtctcccaggggcaagaacgaaggacatcaccgacagaatcgagaggatcctggaaggagcggagacagaggagacagcggtgataatccacgttggaacaaacgacgtcagcagaagaaattacagcaggactacactaaccgaGCAGTTCCAGaccctgggaaggaagttgaagctgaggacacggaagatagctttctcagagatcctgccagtaccgagggcagatgtaaggaggcagaccgagctgcaagccataaacgcatggctgaggagatggtgcgaagaggaaggcttccactttgtaaggaactggtcaactttttggggtaagaacaagctctacaggagggacggactgcacctgagcacgacaggaacaagaatgctggcaaataacgtcaagagcacaatagacaaggctttaaactgaggagagggggaaagctgacagtcgatctGGTGTCGACGCTTCGGGAAGGAATATCAAGGGAAGAcactgaaagggaaaaatgcaaagtaggcCTCCAAGGCAAGCGGGAAAATTGCAAAAAAGAACTCAAAGACGACCTACAGGAGTTCAAGGAACAAGTGAAATTAGAGagcgaaaagaaggaaaaacagcaggaactaaaaggacatgcagaaatgaggaagacagCTGAGGACAAAGAAATCACACCATGGGAAGGGGACGAACAAAATGGGACTCAGGGGCTGGCACCCCAAGAAGGGGACGACAAGAGAATCAACCCACAAGGAAGAACAACAGGGaaagtaaaaaaccaaaacttaaattgcttgtacgccaatgcaaggagtctacggaccaaaatgggagagctggaagtcatggccaacaaagaggacctagacataattggaatcacagaaacatggtggtctgaggacaacaaatgggacgtagtactaccaggttataaactctataggaaagacaggacatgtaagaagggaggaggaatagcgctatacataaaggactccattcactcgaccagaatggatacggcaacaagggcagaaggtttggaatcgctatgggttaagttaccaggaagaaagggaaccgacacaaaattgggactttattatcgcccacctggacagccagaaacaagtgacaatgacctagaagcagaattgaggcaggaatgcaaaagcggaagggtgacggttatgggagacttcaaccaccctgggatagactggagcattggacactccagcagcgcgagggaaacaaagttcctggaggctgtgagggattgcttcttggagcagctggtccaggaaccgacacgaggagataccactcttgacctaatcctcaacggtctagggggccccgcaaaggaggtggtagtagtagggccactaggaaacagtgatcacaacatgatccagtacaaactagaaatgggaacatcaaaagtgaagagaaccacagcgatggcactcaacttcagaaaagggaactacgaagctatgaggaaaatggtgagacataaactcagaaacagctcacggaagatggagaccgtagagaaagcctggtccctactcaagaacacggtgcaaaaagcacaaaacatgtacatccccaggtttaggaaagggcgcaaacagaaccaaacaaaaaacaaggtgtggataacaaaggaagtgaagaaggcgataagcgacaagagatcatcattcagaaaatggaaaaaggaccaaactgaggaaaaccggaaggaacacaaaaaacaccagaaagagtgccaccgagtggttagggaagcaaaaagagaatacgaagagaagctggctggggaggcgagaaacttcaaaccgttctttaggtacgtgaaggggaggcaaccggcaagggaggaagtgggaccattggatgatggaaccagaaagggagtggtaagagaggaaaaagaggtagcagacaggttaaacaagtttttctcgtcggtcttcacgagcgaggacacatccaatgtaccagaacctgaggagattataagtggggatctagatgaaaagctggagcaaatagaagtaagccatgaggacgtcctacgacagatagatagattaaaaagcgacaaatcaccgggcccggatggaatccacccaagggtactaaaagaactgagaaaggaaatagcggaaacactccagcaaatatgtaatctatcattgaaaactagggagatcccggaggactggaaaatagcaaatgtcacgcctatctttaagaaaggatcaagaggagacccgggaaactacaggccggtgagcttgacttcggttccgggtaagatgatggaagcacttattaaggacagcatctgcgagcacatggaaaaaaatgggcagctgagggagagccaacatggcttctgcaagggaaggtcttgcctcacaaacttactacatttctttgagggaataaacagccagatagacaaaggggaacccatagacataatttacctcgacttccaaaaagctttcgacaaggtaccccacgaacggctgcttaggaagctgaggaaccacggagtggagggggatgtataccgatggattaaacactggttggcgggcagaaaacagagggttggagtgaagggccaatactcagactggcaacaggtcacgagcggagttccgcaggggtcggtgttgggaccgctcctgttcaatatatttatagacgatctggagacagggacgaaatgtgaggttatcaaatttgcagatgacaccaaactctgcagcagggttagaaccacggaagactgtgaaaacctgcaaagggacctaacgaagctggaagagtgggccaaaaagtggcagatgcgttttaatatagagaaatgcaaggtcatgcatgttgggaaaaagaacccgatgttcagctatacaatggggggaacattgctagatgtgagtacccttgaaagagacctgggtgtgctggtggatacaacaatgaaagcatcagcacaatgcgcgacagcctcaaagaaagcaaacaaaatgctgggtatcatcaagaagggtatcacgaccaggacaaaggaagtcatcatgccactgtaccgtgcaatggtgcgcccgcatttggagtactgtgtccagtattggtcgccgtacctcaagaaggacatagcattgcttgagggggtccagagaagagcgacgaaaatggtaagaggtatggaaaacctctcatatgccgacaggctagaacagctggggctgttctccctggaaaagaggagacttagaggagacatgatacaaactttcaagatcctgaaaggcatagataaggtagacagggacagattcttcagactgtggggaacaacaagtacaagggggcactcggagaaactgaaaggggataggtttagaaccaatgccaggaagttcttcttcacccagagagtggtggacacatggaacgcactcccggaggtagtggtggggcagaagacactacagggattcaaagaaggtttggataaattcttgaaggaaaaggggattgagggatacagatagaagtaaggataggttttttaagggcagggaacacttgacaggtcatggacctgatgggccgccgcgggtgcggaccgctgggtgcgatggacctctggtctgatcccggtggaggcaacttcttatgttcttatgttcttatgtacacacaACAGCAAAGTCGTGATGACGAGATGTCAATGAATAAGCCACGGGTATACAGTTCAAAATTCACTTTAATGATAGCAGCACTGTGAGGACTCAAAGACTTGACATTGACAGTGTTTCGGCGTCTGTGCCTTTATTAAGAGACTTGAAGGATTACATACAAATAGAGCATGAAAAGCACCAGACAAATGTCTGGGCGAGTAGGGAGAAAACTGGTATCTGAAACAAAGCTGTACTCTAGAAAATTTGAAAgtttattcaagcattttccttatctgtcctggtggactcgcaatctatctaacgtacctggggcaacggaagattgagtgatttgctcagggtcacacggagcagcatggaatttgaacccacaacctcagggtgttgctctaaccactactcACCCACTCCTTCCTAAGAAAATTGTTAGAGGGGATGAAAAATTGCATGTTAATGATATGAGGTTAAATATTAGAATGGTAAGATTATTGTGGCAAAAGGCATACGTACAGTTATGATGAATTATGATGTGACATGTAATAtgataaattttaataaatatttcaaCAGAAAAAATCTTTGTGAATTTTCAGCAAGCTAATTTATGTGTTTCAGCTCCCTGAAAATCTGTATAGCTTTAAACAGATACCTTTATCCATTTAAAAGTTATGCATTCTATGGACCACTGAAAATTGACCTCAGTGTTACTAGGTGGAAACTCAAGAAGGAGAAACAGCAGAGGTGAAATCAGGAACCATTCAACTTTAATTGTCAACAGATTCTACATTTACTTTGCTGATAAATGTGTTGCTGTCTCAATTCAAAGGAGGTGGGGAACTGAAAACCTGTATTAGTTTATCCCCAAATCCCTCAACCAGAAAAGGTCAGGAAATAGAGGAATCTGTTACTGGGAATTTTGCTAAATGCTAATCTGTTATGTAAATGTCTAAATCCCAGATACAAAGCTCACAAAAGAGCAGCTCTGTCAGGTCAACAAAGCCTCCCAGTTTGTGGCTAAGAACTTAAAATGCCACACTAACTCTCAGGATTCCCATTTCCCATAGTGATGATAAATGTGGAGCCATTCATTTTACATGAAAAATGACAGAACAGTGGATAGAGTGGAAAATTTTCTCTTTATTTCATTGTATAGCAAGggcttaccccccacccccacccctccagcTGATGCCAAAATTGCACTGTCCCTGCTTCTTGCTGGGTTACTTTTGTTCACTGAACAAGGAATTGCTGACAATTCATAGTTTAGTTTTACCCTGAAAAAGAAACGTCTTTACCCCACTAATGAAATTCAGAGGTAGCGATAGTGAGAAAATTGCTGTTTTACACCCTTCTGAAATTTAGGTTGACTGCCTAAAAATGCCTTTTCCTATGGTTGTTATATCAGTGTTGAAACCATCTTTTCTTTTTGGATTTAGATCACACGCCTACCTcccgctctttcccctcctctaaaaatgcctcttttcgctctatgcgtttagaggcaggggaaaggacTAAGCCGGTTTTAGATacgttaaaatatttaaattgaatcaggttgggcagactggatggactattcgggtctttatctgccgtcatctattatgttactatgtctaaaaccagctttatcggtacttggacgatctggctttttgatcatccaagtaccgatttaggccactttttagatgtttgttttgattatgagccccttagtgtatagccctcgatggagactgccccaactttgttggttgggctgagaaattttcagtggcCTCTTGTATGTAAGCAGACATTATGTATATGGAAAGTCAGAGGCATATACAAAATTTCAAGGAGGCATATTGAGGGGAATTCTTATAAGGTGCAAAGCTTTTGGCACGGCAATGGGAGTTAATGGATGTTAGGCAGGACTGAaatggcactattctataacttggcgcATAAGGGGGGGAGTCAAAGTTCAGCCAGCGGCAGTGAGTGTTTTGCTCACTGCCGACAGAGTTATTCACTGTTATTCAGAGCCAGGTCCTGTCTGGGTTTCGGCTTTGAATATTTAGTTGTTTTTGACCTGGCTTaattcaatattcagcacttaagcgaTCGTGGGGTAGTGCATAAAGATAGCACAGACTTTTATGCAGTCCCATTTATGCGATAAACCTGGCCGTTTAAAAGCTGAATATTTAAGTGGCCAAGTGCTGATGCTCCCTGAAATGCTCCCAACATAGCCAGCTTTGAGTTAGGTGCTAACCACGAATTTCAGCAGCGCTTAgctagttaagtgctgctgaaaattggtAGCTAGCCCCGACCAAGCGATTTAATCAGTTAGCAGCtagctaaatcactttgaatatcggctGGTAAGTGTTCTAGTGCTTAACAGCAAAGGGTGGATTCCGATGGATAGGGCATAGGCAGAGCATGGGTGTTACAACTATTTCAAAGAATGCTTTATAAAATAGTTGCATTTACACACCCAACTGCTGATTTTAGGCTCCGGCATTTATACCTCTCATAGACATGATGTAAGTGGTTATTCCTAAAGTTTGGCAAATAACTGcaaacttatgctagtattctataacagatttgGTACCCAACTCTTTCactatacaagggggtgctgaaacgttctcagcccaaccaacttcctaaattctaagcattattttgccactgaagtTGAAAAGAGTATTACAGTAAACCCTCGATTTAACGGACtgcttggggggtgggaagggtttCCGTGAAACACGattatccagaaaacctgaatGTCCCGGAAATGATGGTGATAAAAGCGCATTTTTTGTTTACACTGAGTTAAGAAAATAAAATACTGTAATAAAGCACAATAATAAAGCAAATACATATtgtaaaattaaaatttatttataaacacATCATAAGAAAAACTAATTTACTGTATTGCAGTTGACAATGAGTCAAGTTGGGGTGTTTTTTCTCGTATTGACTGAAAAGCTGTTTCTAACGTCACTTGCCTTTTGGAACATTGATTATTAATTATAATTTCTCTAAAATTGCAAAATGCAAATAATATTGCTGCAACTCAGGGTCCAATGACGAGTCGATAAACAAAACCAAGTCATCAAGATGACTTCTAACTTGActcattttcattattttttgtTGTGGGCTCTTCTTCATCATTCTCGTCATCTGTCAGTTTTTGGTTCATAACTTCTTGAGCTATCTCACTCTCTGACATTATTTGATACCCAGGATCACCCTCATCTTCTTCCAGCCATTCTAATAGAGCTTCTTCTGTTGTATTATTTTCGCCAGCATTTTTCATCATTGTGTAAAAATCTTCCACTTCAAATCCATGGAACTGTAACTCGCTCTCGATGTCATTTAATAGTTTATTCCATCCGTTCACTATTGTTTCACACTTTACCGCTTTCCAAGCGGCTGCAAAATGATATATAGCCAATTTGCTGCTGGAAACAGATCTTTCTGTTTTAGAGGCTTGTGTATTTTCTGACAGTGCGCATGCCCAAAGTTCAATTCTCGGAAGTGCCCGATGCCGAATATTTTGTCCATTAAATCCGAAATCTGGAAAAATGAGGTCTAGATAATCGAGGgtttactgtattttattttgcaaagtgccaatttacaaAATCATAatactatgttttgacattgtttcagattattgattgacccatatcaatgaaaagtgtggaattttcaagtctGGAACTCCAAGCTGTcaagaagttcctattcctgcagaagaaaactccaaaagaaATCCAGAAATGTATTATACAAacataggggaaaattctataaaatgcATCCCAATTATAGGCGGTACTACCGCTGTCTAACTAGCAAATCAGGacacacattttctaaaaaaaaaaaaccaaccctcaaGGCAGGCGCTTACACTGTAGGTGTTTGTCGCAGTTAAGGTAGATGCatcgggacacttaagctcgtCCAAGGCTGGGCGTGAGCG is a window from the Geotrypetes seraphini chromosome 1, aGeoSer1.1, whole genome shotgun sequence genome containing:
- the LOC117357775 gene encoding jerky protein homolog-like, whose amino-acid sequence is MVRNMADFGFNGQNIRHRALPRIELWACALSENTQASKTERSVSSSKLAIYHFAAAWKAVKCETIVNGWNKLLNDIESELQFHGFEVEDFYTMMKNAGENNTTEEALLEWLEEDEGDPGYQIMSESEIAQEVMNQKLTDDENDEEEPTTKNNENESS